The Toxorhynchites rutilus septentrionalis strain SRP chromosome 3, ASM2978413v1, whole genome shotgun sequence genome includes a region encoding these proteins:
- the LOC129774171 gene encoding odorant receptor 83a-like: MVVIALWPYDFDRHLPTMIRGRYGISSLLNVLWYAFWQFICLHITIFNAVTVMNNMNNLGEEFIQMTNAILYGSMFIVNVYSRWNYKRSVKLFRMMADNFKRRSAFGITYVEYESTKRLVRSFFKVWVSTCSAVALHWAVIPVLQWERVLPMKCWYPIDVSYSPMFEIAYMLQVIGQLQIGLTYGTTASLLMANVFMVCGQFGSLCCSLRNLYNTAMINEGGYQRQLVMLQNLYKTYLQSTNSSWFEKESIEDLSIARKTAIKHLKTPSAKHRYLMQLSNELATALDDCVDHHAMLIDFCHHMEECFHPFITITFGQELSMLCLLAYSATMDNLSAMRVANIIEYFLVAVSTLVWMCYLGQLLKTQNPKVIDALMSSPWNECGVAFRQRALMILANSMKPLKLTVFKMHDLDIRACLSV; encoded by the exons ATGGTTGTGATAGCATTGTGGCCATACGACTTCGACCGTCATTTGCCAACAATGATCCGAGGCCGTTATGGAATATCTTCTCTGTTGAACGTATTGTGGTACGCTTTCTGGCAGTTTATCTGCCTCCACATAACTATCTTTAATGCCGTAACTGTGATGAATAACATGAACAATCTGGGCGAGGAATTTATACAAATGACGAACGCAATACTCTACGGAAGCATGTTCATAGTTAATGTTTATTCCCGATGGAACTACAAACGAAGCGTCAAATTATTCAGGATGATGGCGGATAATTTTAAGCGTCGATCTGCATTCGGAATCACTTACGTCGAGTACGAATCAACCAAGCGGTTAGTGCGCAGTTTTTTCAAAGTATGGGTATCCACATGCTCCGCTGTAGCATTGCATTGGGCTGTGATACCAGTCCTGCAATGGGAGAGAGTCCTGCCAATGAAATGCTGGTACCCCATAGATGTGAGTTATTCCCCTATGTTCGAGATAGCCTATATGCTTCAAGTTATTGGGCAGCTACAGATCGGATTAACGTATGGAACGACAGCTTCTTTACTTATGGCGAACGTCTTCATGGTTTGTGGGCAATTTGGTTCACTTTGCTGTAGCTTGAGGAACTTGTACAATACAGCTATGATTAATGAAGGCGGCTATCAACGTCAACTCGTAATGCTACAAAATCTATATAAAACATACCTACAAAGTACGAACAGTTCTTGGTTCGAAAAGGAGTCAATAGAAGATTTATCGATAGCTCGGAAAACAGCAATCAAACATCTCAAAACACCGTCCGCGAAGCATCGTTATTTAATGCAACTATCGAATGAGTTGGCAACAGCTCTGGATGACTGTGTTGACCATCACGCTATGTTGATTGATTTCTGTCATCATATGGAAGAGTGTTTTCATCCCTTCATAACGATAACTTTCGGTCAAGAGCTCTCGATGCTGTGTCTTCTAGCCTACAGTGCGACCATG GACAATTTAAGTGCAATGAGGGTGGCAAATATTATCGAATACTTTCTCGTAGCCGTGTCCACGCTGGTTTGGATGTGTTACTTAGGACAGTTATTAAAAACTCAG AATCCCAAAGTAATTGATGCGTTGATGAGTTCTCCTTGGAATGAATGTGGAGTAGCTTTCCGTCAGAGGGCTCTAATGATACTAGCAAACTCGATGAAACCGCTGAAGCTAACGGTGTTCAAGATGCACGATTTGGATATCAGAGCATGTCTTTCGGTATGA
- the LOC129774172 gene encoding uncharacterized protein LOC129774172 yields MSCTRVRCVGWSAVAFIAVAGCVFNARDCNLNYTEPAQAVHWVQKRFVPFIPNGGVAKVLFTAALPVKFQHKTKRSLSWAHNLQANYAIPGRIIWPLPESYFKARLDEGSFVDNSRVQLYRILEKMVDSWNNNGRGCLLRTICEVADTPLKHNGLVGEILDVIFTPSEADRVDLEYKLASRYGANGVDCGRLYKECLAGYGLLDELSTVLVT; encoded by the exons ATGAGTTGCACTAGGGTTCGGTGTGTTGGATGGAGTGCTGTTGCGTTCATCGCTGTTGCCGGTTGCGTTTTCAACGCTCGTGATTGCAATTTGAATTACACTGAACCGGCTCAAGCTGTTCACTGGGTCCAGAAACGCTTCGTTCCTTTCATCCCGAATGGTGGTGTGGCGAAAGTATTATTTACAGCGGCGCTTCCTGTAAAATTCCAGCACAAAACGAAACGCAGCTTAAGTTGGGCGCATAACCTTCAGGCTAATTATGCCATTCCGGGCAGAATTATTTGGCCCCTACCGGAGAGCTACTTCAAGGCGCGTCTTGACGAGGGAAGTTTCGTCGACAATAGCAGAGTCCAGCTGTACAGAATACTAGAGAAAATGGTCGATTCGTGGAACAATAATGGCAGGGGTTGTCTCTTGCGGACGATATGTGAGGTGGCAGACACACCGCTGAAGCATAACGGATTGGTCGGAGAGATTCTTGATGTGATTTTCAC acCTTCCGAAGCAGATAGAGTGGATTTGGAATATAAGCTGGCTTCGAGGTACGGAGCAAATGGTGTTGATTGTGGCAGACTCTACAAGGAATGTCTCGCAGGATACGGTCTACTGGATGAGCTTTCAACTGTTTTGGTTACGTGA